CTATCCGCTTCTTTTTCAATTCGAAACTTAATATTAGCGGCGGGGTTTTGTGGAGCTGCTGTAATGACGAAAGGAGTATTTGTGCTAGTGATAATTTATTCGGCCGTCTTATTTGATGTTTGGCTGAAAAAGGACTTTGGTAAATTAATTAGCATTAGATGGCCTTTTTTATTTGCAATTACCATGATTTTTACTTTGCCTGAATTGTATGCTGTTTATCAACAATTCGATCTGCATCCTGAGAAAATAGTTTTTGGTAATACAAATGTATCTGGGCTGCAATTCTTCTTATGGGATAGTCAATTGGGACGGTTTTTTAATAGCGGTCCTATAAAAGGAAAAGGGGATCCAACCTTTTTTATACATACGATGTTATGGGCTTTTGCACCATGGGCAATCTTGGGATTCACTTCTTTGTATAAAACGGCAAGGGCAATTATTGGGAAGAAGCAAGTAAAAGAGTATGTGACATTTTTTGGTTTCTTAGTCATGTTTATTGTGTTTTCTGTTTCCAGTTTCCAGCTTGCTCACTATACAAATATTATATTCCCATTCTTAGCTATATCAGTTGGCGCGTTACTTATTGGGGATTCGGAGAATAAGATTATCGTTCGAATTACCAATATTTCAATAAATGTATATGCTGTTGCAGCTGTTCTCGCGATTGGTTTAGTTGAGTATCTATTTCAACCCGAATATTTCATTATTGGATTGTTAATTATGATTGGATTGATAGCTGCAATTATTTTATTCAATACGTTGTATTCTAATATTAAATATAGAGGAGTAATCTTTGGGACAATTGTCGGATTGCTTTTGGGAGCATATCTAAATACTGGATTTTATCCCGGTCTCTTAAAGTATCAGTCTGGTTCTCAGGTTGCTTTTATAATGAAAGATGATCATCCTTCGGCTGATCTACTCGTAGCCCCAGGATTAAACTATTATGACTTGCAGTACTACTCGTCAAATAAGATTGTAAGCGTTGATGAGATAGATAAATACGAAGAGTGGATGCAGAATGGTAAAAACTATGTATTTAGTGATGATGAATTTATGTCAATATTAAAAAAAGAGGGCTTTAAATATTCTATACTTAATGAGTTCGACCATTTTCGAATTACTAAATTGAACAAGAAGTTCTTGGATGTGGAAACAAGGTCTCAAAAAGTAAAGAAAAGGTACTTGCTAGAAGTTACTATTTAAGAATTTTTCAGCATAAAAATATTTGTAAAATGGATGTAGGGCAATTTAATATACTGAAGATAAAGAAGGAAACCTCTATTGGGTTGTTCTTGGAGAATAGCCAAGGAGAGCAAGTACTATTGCCTAACGAAAGTTGTCCTGATTCTTTTGATCTAGAAGATGAGTTGGAAGTTTTTATTTATAAGAACCAAGAAGGTGGACTTGTTGCGACTAATACAGATCCTAAAATATTTCTTTATGAGTTTGCCTATTTAACCATAAAATCTGTTGATAACGACGGTGCTTTCGTTGATTGGGGTTTAAAAGATGATTTATTTGTTCCGAAAGAGGAAACTGGTTTTGAAATGAAACCAGGCGACAGGCGAATTGTATATCTTGATTTAGATGAAGAAAGCAACAGTCTTTTTGGAAGCACTATGTATGAATTGTATTTGCAAAACGAAACAATAGAGGTAGCTGAAGGCGATCAAGTCGACTTATTTGTGCTTAAGCATTCTGATCTTGGATTTAACGTAGCT
The sequence above is a segment of the Flavobacteriales bacterium genome. Coding sequences within it:
- a CDS encoding GntR family transcriptional regulator; translation: MDVGQFNILKIKKETSIGLFLENSQGEQVLLPNESCPDSFDLEDELEVFIYKNQEGGLVATNTDPKIFLYEFAYLTIKSVDNDGAFVDWGLKDDLFVPKEETGFEMKPGDRRIVYLDLDEESNSLFGSTMYELYLQNETIEVAEGDQVDLFVLKHSDLGFNVAVNHEHIGLVYHNEVFQELQKGDSLKGYVKKIRDENMLDVSIQPLGYRNASSSNVEMIIEKLKNNNGVLALHDKSSPDEISEQLGISKKAFKQAIGALYKKKLIELGDKEIKML
- a CDS encoding glycosyltransferase family 39 protein, translating into MNKKTFISLFSAVVIVNFAGLLCNIFSADSSMYAMISKSLVTSGNYWDLFVYEKDWLDKPHFPFWVCALSIEIFGSNTFAYKIPSILFFFMGLGYTYKLAKRLYGYDVAQSAVLIMGSSLHLIISNNDTRAEAILLGLVMGAVYYTYLLSASFSIRNLILAAGFCGAAVMTKGVFVLVIIYSAVLFDVWLKKDFGKLISIRWPFLFAITMIFTLPELYAVYQQFDLHPEKIVFGNTNVSGLQFFLWDSQLGRFFNSGPIKGKGDPTFFIHTMLWAFAPWAILGFTSLYKTARAIIGKKQVKEYVTFFGFLVMFIVFSVSSFQLAHYTNIIFPFLAISVGALLIGDSENKIIVRITNISINVYAVAAVLAIGLVEYLFQPEYFIIGLLIMIGLIAAIILFNTLYSNIKYRGVIFGTIVGLLLGAYLNTGFYPGLLKYQSGSQVAFIMKDDHPSADLLVAPGLNYYDLQYYSSNKIVSVDEIDKYEEWMQNGKNYVFSDDEFMSILKKEGFKYSILNEFDHFRITKLNKKFLDVETRSQKVKKRYLLEVTI